Sequence from the Amaranthus tricolor cultivar Red isolate AtriRed21 chromosome 1, ASM2621246v1, whole genome shotgun sequence genome:
ATGCACTAATCAAATTTCCCAAAGAATTACGGGGAAATTTCATTGAGAtatgagaataataataataaaacgtggtgcttaaaatttttatttgatattacaTTTTATGAGTCACATGCTGAAAAAGACACATTTAAGTCTATATCTCTAGAAGATTTCATAATTATTGCAAATTTCATGCACAATTTGTCAAAAATTGTAGCACCATGAACTGAATCTACCCAATTATTTCAAGTTATTGTCAAACACTAAAGTCCACAAATATgtctatttaattttattgtttattttctgtctcattcattttgcattatttgaatgaaaaaaattttatattacagtttaaaatgatgtaaaatgaaGTAAAATAACTCTTTTAGTTATAGAATAagttgaagaaagaaaaaagttaaatgAAAAAGTAATTCTAATTTCAATtgagataaaatttaattttaatggctaaataatttaaatagtgtGTGCATGCATGTATGGCTAAAGCCTAAAAACCTAAAGAAATTCTTAACCGAGACGATCTTTATTAAATCGGTCCAATGTGTACCTAATAATTCTAAAGTGATGACCTTCAATCTTAAAATGACCGATTATAGTGATAACCTTATATGATCACTTTTATGGTctttaaagttattattatcCTAAAGTGACTAATTATAAAGTAATCAAGTACAGTGATCACTTTTTACAATCTTAAAACGATCATTTATATTCTTAAAGTGATATCTTATAATCGTAAACAATAAGTCTAGTATGAGAtagtctcataatgagacgagCCCTTACAATCAGctcatttttctaattaatcactttaaggttataacttataagcaAATCATTTTAAAACTGTAAAAGTAATCAGTTAAAATTATAAACGACCATTTTAAAACTCTAATTATACAATCTTAGATCAACCCTTAAAAAAATTAGTCTTACCTTAAGACCACTTCAttaaagaatttgtgtttttaaaaacCTAATACTTCATAtggggtgtttggtaaatgtTTTTTTGCTTAACTTTTTGATTGACTTTTGGTTTTGGTTggtcaaacataaaaaaaaagtgtttcgTAAATGATTTTTAAGCCAGCTGAAAAGCTAACTTTTAAGCTAAAATAAAAAGGCTACCCcagttagttttttttgttggtttatGGGTTGTTGACCCACTTTTTGTTTAATAAACAGTCAACAGTCAACagtcaataattaaatttatcaaacattttcaTAAACAATTGCTTTTTCAGCTAActtaaaagtcaacaaaaaaacaaacactTTTAACTGGTCAAGCAAATCAATATCTAACAACCAATTACCAATTGCCAAACGCCCAaatcatcatatatatatatatatatatatatatatatatatatatatatatatatatatatatatatataaacaaaagagtaaaaaaaagGCGGCCACTTAGTACTTAGTAGTAAACTTGTGGTAGTAGTGGACTAGTAGTATACCACCTTACCACAATATAAAACTCTTTTGTCTTCCCTTTGGTTGTCGGCATCTATTTCCTTTCTTAGTCAAATTTATCAATCTCCCACCAAATACCCCTCTTCAGCCCGCCCACAAAATTTGCCCAACCAACACCCAAAATATATCCCCATTCCCCTCAAACAACACTTAATCTCATACTCTATTCACACAACAAAAAAGGAGACATGGAGATACTAGAACCAGCTGCACATATGACTCAACCAAACACCATTAATTCTACACCATTTATGAGCGCTACCTCTAGCCCTCAACGCACACAACCCATCCTTAACTTCTTTTATAGCGCACCCACTAGCCCACGCTCACCTAAATTTCATTCATCTAATTTGTTTGATAATATTTATACGGATGATTATATGGGTTCGTCTTATGATGGGTTCGAGGGTCGCCCATTCGACTGGGAAGTCAAGCCTGGTGTGGCAAAAAATGGTGAAGAAGAAATAAATATGGTGGGAAATcgaattgaagaagaagaaaaggaagaatttgaatttgaatttagtGGGCAATTGGATATGATGCAGATTAGGCAGAGTTTATCTTCAGCTGATGAGCTTTTTGATGGAGGGAAAATTCGACCGTTGAAGTTAAAACCACCTCCTAGTTTAGAAATATTCAAAAATTGTTCTGAAAATACTTCTCCTAAATCTCCTAGATCACCTAAGTTTGGTATGTGTAAGTTTAAGGAAGTTTTGTCTCCTAAGAGGAAAACGGGTCTGGTTTTTGGAGCGGGTCCAGACCCGTTTGAGGAAGCGATCCGGAATACTAGGAGATCATATCATGATGAAAGGAAACAAAGAGGAAGAGGTAGAGAAAGGATAAGTCGATCACTTTCTCCTTTGAGAGTGTCTGAATTTGCTCTTTTACATcatcaagaacaacaaaattttgatgaacctagtaataataataataataattcttcaAGTGGCTTATTTGGATGGAATTCAAGCACAAAAAAATGGAGGTTAAAAGATTTGTTTCTGTTTAGGAGTGCTTCAGAAGGACATTACAAAGATTCTCAATCTTTTTCCAAAAGATGGAGTTTTAGATCAGCAAATATGGTGTCTGGATCTGGGTCTAGGTCGGGTTCGGTTTCAGGTTCGGATTCAGGTTCGGTATCGAAACGAAGAGGACAAAAATCTATTCATGAAATGCATTATAGTTCAAATAGAGCATTTACAgaggaaatgaagaagaaaacaagTCTTCCTTATAGGCATGGTTTAATGGCTTGTTTGGGTTTTAGTCCTGTTCTTCCACAATTTTCCTATGCTTTTCCTAATACTCCTCCTTCATGAATTCTATCCTTGATGTTTTGTTTGGTAATTGGTATAGTAATAGCATAGTGCAAAACTACGGTTTTTGTCACAATAGCGATAATTAACAATCACAAAACGAATGCCACAGTTAATAACGATCGCAATACAGTGATACAGccttatttttgaattatgcTTTTAGCGATATTCTGGTTACATTGTTTTGTTTCTTATGATTTGGTTGCATGATCTTGTAATTAGTACTCCCCAAAATTGTTGTATGTTTTGGTGTGAAATTAGTTATAGTTCAAACCTTATCATCACTCAAAGAGTTTGTTAATTTATTGCCAAATGTATGtattagtattttattaaattgtaaagTACCACGTTTCCGTTAccaataatgcaataaaattgTGATTGATACATTTTTCAAGTTACcaaatttattagtttatttttaatttttttaaaataattatttaaaaaataatttaaagtttattcagcattttaaattgtttatttaagtagttttaaatgaaaaataggCGAGTAACACTACAAAAAACTCTTCATTTAGCGATGGAAAAATGGCGACAGGAACAGCTGGTCGCCAATGGCGACGACAAGGCGAGGGAAAAAGAGGTCGCAAAAGCAAAAAGCAAGTTGGCGACGACTTAGCGAGGAACACGTGGGTCGCAAAGCAAAAAGAGGAATGGCGACGGCCCTTTGAGCGTCGCCCATTGGTCGCCAAATAAAAcatttggattttatttttttccagattCTGGGCGACGGGTTCCCGGGTTGCCTGAGCGTCgcctattttctatttttttagtttataactTGGCGACGGGTATGTTACGTAGCCATTTGGTCGCcctatttttgaatttgaattcaacAATGGCGATGGTTGGTTTGTTTATCGCTTTTTCATCGCCGTTTTGTCGCTGTTATTCTATAAATAACCCACTGATTGTTGTCCATCGTAGTATATTTTCGAAGCTTTGGAAGCTAAAAAATTTGTAGTATATTTTTGAAGCTTTGGAAACTAAAAAATTTGTAGTATATTTTCGAAGCTTTGGAagctaaaaaatttgaaaaggttagtgagttttttgttttttttatatgagttaattttatttatttttattatttatatttattttctattgtcattaattttattatttaatttgtacatattttattttctttgttattttcttgagtttttatattttttattattttatattttattttaattgacattagtttgctttattagtttttattagaataattatattattattatcatatatatatatatttttattgtcattaatttgaaaaggttagtgagttttttgttttttttatatgagttaattttatttatttttattatttatatttagtttctattgtcattaattttattatttaatttgtacatattttattttctttgttatttttttgagtttttatattttttattattttatattttattttaattgacattagtttgctttattagtttttattagaataattatattattattatcatatatatatatatatatatatatatatttattgtcattaat
This genomic interval carries:
- the LOC130812935 gene encoding uncharacterized protein LOC130812935, giving the protein MEILEPAAHMTQPNTINSTPFMSATSSPQRTQPILNFFYSAPTSPRSPKFHSSNLFDNIYTDDYMGSSYDGFEGRPFDWEVKPGVAKNGEEEINMVGNRIEEEEKEEFEFEFSGQLDMMQIRQSLSSADELFDGGKIRPLKLKPPPSLEIFKNCSENTSPKSPRSPKFGMCKFKEVLSPKRKTGLVFGAGPDPFEEAIRNTRRSYHDERKQRGRGRERISRSLSPLRVSEFALLHHQEQQNFDEPSNNNNNNSSSGLFGWNSSTKKWRLKDLFLFRSASEGHYKDSQSFSKRWSFRSANMVSGSGSRSGSVSGSDSGSVSKRRGQKSIHEMHYSSNRAFTEEMKKKTSLPYRHGLMACLGFSPVLPQFSYAFPNTPPS